In Zonotrichia albicollis isolate bZonAlb1 chromosome 3, bZonAlb1.hap1, whole genome shotgun sequence, a single window of DNA contains:
- the LOC106629504 gene encoding uncharacterized protein LOC106629504 isoform X5 produces the protein MHNPVSHASEGSAQGSSLSFWPSCLGPRHFSSLSKHWICQASTCQCHLSLGRAQSRSSGSLCLDQCWSQVRHIARERDKARLRLERAERHCLQLGRQLDQQYITLEHTQSKLRNFQAEIEAKELLLQQAVSHQAKLEAAAQLLQGKEANLQGRLSHVMNLEQGEPQSPEFLKQGERFAEIVLEYERQCQSDEGKEGLSHRDVKRPQLGCEPPEHKAGEGAGPGTAQLHSQSVLEAEWLRGAEIAARLEHHQRHAACWMEMELLQQQLQASQEKLLEAKANLSLAQAQHTLQLQQAKAQINNMVPKKQFEQLQSTLREEQCKTQQLQESLQLQAEQTCRQLVRIQEEQEQLLQAAVEQAEGLEQSLRSAEAVLAERAAQLRDAQAQLSRNKLLIEELRGENRRFAMALQAAELKQKSMEEKNQLLEEQASALKQLIGKITPASLSG, from the exons ATGCACAACCCCGTTTCCCACG CATCAGAGGGGAGCGCTCAGGGAAGCAGCCTGTCCTTCTGGCCAAGCTGCCTGGGCCCACGTCATTTCTCCAGCCTCAGCAAACACTGGATTTGCCAAGCCTCAACTTGTCAGTGCCACCTGAGCCTTGGAAGAGCTCAGAGCAGATCCTCAGGGTCCCTGTGCCTGGATCAGTGCTG GAGCCAGGTGAGGCACATCGCCAGGGAGAGGGACAAGGCAAGGCTCAGATTGGAGAGGGCTGAGAGacactgcctgcagctgggcaggcagctggATCAGCAGTACATCACTCTTGAGCACACCCAGAGCAAGCTCAG gaatTTTCAAGCAGAAATAGAGGCAAAAGAGCTGCTTTTGCAGCAAGCAGTGAGTCACCAGGCAAAGCTGGAGGCTGCTgcacagctcctccagggcAAAGAGGCCAACCTGCAAGGGAGACTGAGCCATGTGATGAAT ctggagcagggggagccccagagccccgAGTTCCTGAAGCAGGGCGAACGCTTTGCCGAGATTGTCCTGGAGTACGAGCGGCAGTGCCAG AGTGATGAGGGCAAGGAGGGGCTCTCTCACCGGGATGTCAAGAGgcctcagctgggctgtgaGCCCCCTGAGCACAAGGCTGGTGAAGGTgctggccctggcactgcccagctgcacagccagAGCGTTCTGGAGGCTGAGTGGCTACGAGGGGCAGAAATtgctgccaggctggagcaccacCAGAGGCATGCAGCGTGCTGGATGGAGATGGAGCTGCTccaacagcagctgcaggccTCACAGGAAAAG CTTTTGGAAGCCAAAGCCAacctgagcctggcccaggcccagcacacTCTGCAGTTGCAGCAGGCCAAGGCCCAGATAAACAACATGGTGCCAAAGAAGCAGTTTGAGCAGCTGCAAAGCACCCTGAGAGAGGAACAGTGCAAgactcagcagctccaggaaagcctccagctgcaggctgagCAGACATGCAGGCAGCTGGTCAGGATCCAG gaggaacaggagcagctgctgcaggcagctgtggagcaggcagaggggctggagcagagtcTGAGGAGtgctgaagctgtgctggcagagagggcagctcagcTCAGAGATGCCCAG GCCCAACTCTCCAGGAACAAACTGTTGATTGAAGAGCTCCGTGGAGAGAacaggaggtttgcaatggCCCTGCAGGCTGCTGAGCTGAAGCAGAAGAGCATGGAGGAGAAGAACCAGCTGTTGGAGGAACAAGCCTCAGCTCTGAAGCAGCTTATTGGAAAAATCACACCAGCATCTCTGAGTGGGTGA
- the LOC106629504 gene encoding uncharacterized protein LOC106629504 isoform X2: protein MHNPVSHASEGSAQGSSLSFWPSCLGPRHFSSLSKHWICQASTCQCHLSLGRAQSRSSGSLCLDQCWSQVRHIARERDKARLRLERAERHCLQLGRQLDQQYITLEHTQSKLRNFQAEIEAKELLLQQAVSHQAKLEAAAQLLQGKEANLQGRLSHVMNENTQLQNKVTEMAEKLSASEEMVLELQKELNCIVKDKLEQGEPQSPEFLKQGERFAEIVLEYERQCQVLHEQNAALRRELHGLRLQLQESRAQARLPAAEMSLPVEQLQEQLQDLKVQLETKSDEGKEGLSHRDVKRPQLGCEPPEHKAGEGAGPGTAQLHSQSVLEAEWLRGAEIAARLEHHQRHAACWMEMELLQQQLQASQEKLLEAKANLSLAQAQHTLQLQQAKAQINNMVPKKQFEQLQSTLREEQCKTQQLQESLQLQAEQTCRQLVRIQEEQEQLLQAAVEQAEGLEQSLRSAEAVLAERAAQLRDAQAQLSRNKLLIEELRGENRRFAMALQAAELKQKSMEEKNQLLEEQASALKQLIGKITPASLSG from the exons ATGCACAACCCCGTTTCCCACG CATCAGAGGGGAGCGCTCAGGGAAGCAGCCTGTCCTTCTGGCCAAGCTGCCTGGGCCCACGTCATTTCTCCAGCCTCAGCAAACACTGGATTTGCCAAGCCTCAACTTGTCAGTGCCACCTGAGCCTTGGAAGAGCTCAGAGCAGATCCTCAGGGTCCCTGTGCCTGGATCAGTGCTG GAGCCAGGTGAGGCACATCGCCAGGGAGAGGGACAAGGCAAGGCTCAGATTGGAGAGGGCTGAGAGacactgcctgcagctgggcaggcagctggATCAGCAGTACATCACTCTTGAGCACACCCAGAGCAAGCTCAG gaatTTTCAAGCAGAAATAGAGGCAAAAGAGCTGCTTTTGCAGCAAGCAGTGAGTCACCAGGCAAAGCTGGAGGCTGCTgcacagctcctccagggcAAAGAGGCCAACCTGCAAGGGAGACTGAGCCATGTGATGAAT GAGAACACACAGCTACAAAACAAGGTCACAGAAATGGCTGAGAAACTGTCAGCCTCTGAGGAAATGGTGTTGGAGCTGCAAAAAGAACTCAACTGCATTGTGAAGGATAAG ctggagcagggggagccccagagccccgAGTTCCTGAAGCAGGGCGAACGCTTTGCCGAGATTGTCCTGGAGTACGAGCGGCAGTGCCAG GTGCTGCACGAGCAGAACGCAGCGCTGCGCAGGGAGCTGCATGGGCTGcgcctccagctgcaggagagcagggctcaggcaaggctgccagcagcag AAATGTCACTCCCAGTGGAGCAGCTCCAAGAGCAGCTGCAAGACCTGAAGGTGCAGCTGGAAACCAAG AGTGATGAGGGCAAGGAGGGGCTCTCTCACCGGGATGTCAAGAGgcctcagctgggctgtgaGCCCCCTGAGCACAAGGCTGGTGAAGGTgctggccctggcactgcccagctgcacagccagAGCGTTCTGGAGGCTGAGTGGCTACGAGGGGCAGAAATtgctgccaggctggagcaccacCAGAGGCATGCAGCGTGCTGGATGGAGATGGAGCTGCTccaacagcagctgcaggccTCACAGGAAAAG CTTTTGGAAGCCAAAGCCAacctgagcctggcccaggcccagcacacTCTGCAGTTGCAGCAGGCCAAGGCCCAGATAAACAACATGGTGCCAAAGAAGCAGTTTGAGCAGCTGCAAAGCACCCTGAGAGAGGAACAGTGCAAgactcagcagctccaggaaagcctccagctgcaggctgagCAGACATGCAGGCAGCTGGTCAGGATCCAG gaggaacaggagcagctgctgcaggcagctgtggagcaggcagaggggctggagcagagtcTGAGGAGtgctgaagctgtgctggcagagagggcagctcagcTCAGAGATGCCCAG GCCCAACTCTCCAGGAACAAACTGTTGATTGAAGAGCTCCGTGGAGAGAacaggaggtttgcaatggCCCTGCAGGCTGCTGAGCTGAAGCAGAAGAGCATGGAGGAGAAGAACCAGCTGTTGGAGGAACAAGCCTCAGCTCTGAAGCAGCTTATTGGAAAAATCACACCAGCATCTCTGAGTGGGTGA
- the GINS1 gene encoding DNA replication complex GINS protein PSF1 produces MAAERGMELVRELHRAAGGHLPPFRTEELRQALEEMRALYERNQADVSEAKAGRTDLIFLIRFRHCCLLRNQRCLLAYLYDRLLRIRALRWEYGSILPNTIQFHMSAEEVEWFNRYKKSLATYMRSVGGEEGLDLTQDIKPPKSLYIEVRCLRDHGEFEIDDGTTILLKKNSQHFLPRWKCEQLIRQGILEHVLS; encoded by the exons ATGGCGGCGGAGCGGGGCATGGAGCTGGTGCGGGAGCTGCACCGCGCCGCCGGCGGGCACCTCCCGCCCTTCCGG ACGGAGGAGCTGCGGCAGGCGCTGGAGGAGATGCGGGCGCTGTACGAGCGGAACCAGGCGGATGT GTCCGAAGCGAAGGCGGGACGGACGGACCTGATTTTCCTCATCCGGTTCCGGCACTGCTGCCTGCTCCGGAACCAGCGCTGCCTCCTGGCATACCT GTATGACCGGCTGCTACGGATCCGAGCACTGAGGTGGGAGTATGGCAGCATTCTGCCCAACACCATCCAGTTCCACATGTCAGCTGAGGAA GTGGAGTGGTTCAATCGGTACAAAAAGTCTCTGGCTACCTACATGAGGTCAGTaggaggagaggaggggctGGACCTCACACAGGACATCAAACCTCCTAAAAGCCTGTACATTGAA GTGAGGTGTTTAAGAGACCATGGGGAGTTTGAGATCGATGATGGCACTACCATCCTGTTGAAGAAGAACAGCCAG cACTTTTTACCCCGCTGGAAATGTGAGCAGTTGATCAGACAAGGAATCCTGGAGCATGTTCTGTCCTGA
- the LOC106629504 gene encoding uncharacterized protein LOC106629504 isoform X4 has translation MHNPVSHASEGSAQGSSLSFWPSCLGPRHFSSLSKHWICQASTCQCHLSLGRAQSRSSGSLCLDQCWSQVRHIARERDKARLRLERAERHCLQLGRQLDQQYITLEHTQSKLRNFQAEIEAKELLLQQAVSHQAKLEAAAQLLQGKEANLQGRLSHVMNENTQLQNKVTEMAEKLSASEEMVLELQKELNCIVKDKLEQGEPQSPEFLKQGERFAEIVLEYERQCQSDEGKEGLSHRDVKRPQLGCEPPEHKAGEGAGPGTAQLHSQSVLEAEWLRGAEIAARLEHHQRHAACWMEMELLQQQLQASQEKLLEAKANLSLAQAQHTLQLQQAKAQINNMVPKKQFEQLQSTLREEQCKTQQLQESLQLQAEQTCRQLVRIQEEQEQLLQAAVEQAEGLEQSLRSAEAVLAERAAQLRDAQAQLSRNKLLIEELRGENRRFAMALQAAELKQKSMEEKNQLLEEQASALKQLIGKITPASLSG, from the exons ATGCACAACCCCGTTTCCCACG CATCAGAGGGGAGCGCTCAGGGAAGCAGCCTGTCCTTCTGGCCAAGCTGCCTGGGCCCACGTCATTTCTCCAGCCTCAGCAAACACTGGATTTGCCAAGCCTCAACTTGTCAGTGCCACCTGAGCCTTGGAAGAGCTCAGAGCAGATCCTCAGGGTCCCTGTGCCTGGATCAGTGCTG GAGCCAGGTGAGGCACATCGCCAGGGAGAGGGACAAGGCAAGGCTCAGATTGGAGAGGGCTGAGAGacactgcctgcagctgggcaggcagctggATCAGCAGTACATCACTCTTGAGCACACCCAGAGCAAGCTCAG gaatTTTCAAGCAGAAATAGAGGCAAAAGAGCTGCTTTTGCAGCAAGCAGTGAGTCACCAGGCAAAGCTGGAGGCTGCTgcacagctcctccagggcAAAGAGGCCAACCTGCAAGGGAGACTGAGCCATGTGATGAAT GAGAACACACAGCTACAAAACAAGGTCACAGAAATGGCTGAGAAACTGTCAGCCTCTGAGGAAATGGTGTTGGAGCTGCAAAAAGAACTCAACTGCATTGTGAAGGATAAG ctggagcagggggagccccagagccccgAGTTCCTGAAGCAGGGCGAACGCTTTGCCGAGATTGTCCTGGAGTACGAGCGGCAGTGCCAG AGTGATGAGGGCAAGGAGGGGCTCTCTCACCGGGATGTCAAGAGgcctcagctgggctgtgaGCCCCCTGAGCACAAGGCTGGTGAAGGTgctggccctggcactgcccagctgcacagccagAGCGTTCTGGAGGCTGAGTGGCTACGAGGGGCAGAAATtgctgccaggctggagcaccacCAGAGGCATGCAGCGTGCTGGATGGAGATGGAGCTGCTccaacagcagctgcaggccTCACAGGAAAAG CTTTTGGAAGCCAAAGCCAacctgagcctggcccaggcccagcacacTCTGCAGTTGCAGCAGGCCAAGGCCCAGATAAACAACATGGTGCCAAAGAAGCAGTTTGAGCAGCTGCAAAGCACCCTGAGAGAGGAACAGTGCAAgactcagcagctccaggaaagcctccagctgcaggctgagCAGACATGCAGGCAGCTGGTCAGGATCCAG gaggaacaggagcagctgctgcaggcagctgtggagcaggcagaggggctggagcagagtcTGAGGAGtgctgaagctgtgctggcagagagggcagctcagcTCAGAGATGCCCAG GCCCAACTCTCCAGGAACAAACTGTTGATTGAAGAGCTCCGTGGAGAGAacaggaggtttgcaatggCCCTGCAGGCTGCTGAGCTGAAGCAGAAGAGCATGGAGGAGAAGAACCAGCTGTTGGAGGAACAAGCCTCAGCTCTGAAGCAGCTTATTGGAAAAATCACACCAGCATCTCTGAGTGGGTGA
- the LOC106629504 gene encoding uncharacterized protein LOC106629504 isoform X3: MHNPVSHASEGSAQGSSLSFWPSCLGPRHFSSLSKHWICQASTCQCHLSLGRAQSRSSGSLCLDQCWSQVRHIARERDKARLRLERAERHCLQLGRQLDQQYITLEHTQSKLRNFQAEIEAKELLLQQAVSHQAKLEAAAQLLQGKEANLQGRLSHVMNLEQGEPQSPEFLKQGERFAEIVLEYERQCQVLHEQNAALRRELHGLRLQLQESRAQARLPAAEMSLPVEQLQEQLQDLKVQLETKSDEGKEGLSHRDVKRPQLGCEPPEHKAGEGAGPGTAQLHSQSVLEAEWLRGAEIAARLEHHQRHAACWMEMELLQQQLQASQEKLLEAKANLSLAQAQHTLQLQQAKAQINNMVPKKQFEQLQSTLREEQCKTQQLQESLQLQAEQTCRQLVRIQEEQEQLLQAAVEQAEGLEQSLRSAEAVLAERAAQLRDAQAQLSRNKLLIEELRGENRRFAMALQAAELKQKSMEEKNQLLEEQASALKQLIGKITPASLSG; encoded by the exons ATGCACAACCCCGTTTCCCACG CATCAGAGGGGAGCGCTCAGGGAAGCAGCCTGTCCTTCTGGCCAAGCTGCCTGGGCCCACGTCATTTCTCCAGCCTCAGCAAACACTGGATTTGCCAAGCCTCAACTTGTCAGTGCCACCTGAGCCTTGGAAGAGCTCAGAGCAGATCCTCAGGGTCCCTGTGCCTGGATCAGTGCTG GAGCCAGGTGAGGCACATCGCCAGGGAGAGGGACAAGGCAAGGCTCAGATTGGAGAGGGCTGAGAGacactgcctgcagctgggcaggcagctggATCAGCAGTACATCACTCTTGAGCACACCCAGAGCAAGCTCAG gaatTTTCAAGCAGAAATAGAGGCAAAAGAGCTGCTTTTGCAGCAAGCAGTGAGTCACCAGGCAAAGCTGGAGGCTGCTgcacagctcctccagggcAAAGAGGCCAACCTGCAAGGGAGACTGAGCCATGTGATGAAT ctggagcagggggagccccagagccccgAGTTCCTGAAGCAGGGCGAACGCTTTGCCGAGATTGTCCTGGAGTACGAGCGGCAGTGCCAG GTGCTGCACGAGCAGAACGCAGCGCTGCGCAGGGAGCTGCATGGGCTGcgcctccagctgcaggagagcagggctcaggcaaggctgccagcagcag AAATGTCACTCCCAGTGGAGCAGCTCCAAGAGCAGCTGCAAGACCTGAAGGTGCAGCTGGAAACCAAG AGTGATGAGGGCAAGGAGGGGCTCTCTCACCGGGATGTCAAGAGgcctcagctgggctgtgaGCCCCCTGAGCACAAGGCTGGTGAAGGTgctggccctggcactgcccagctgcacagccagAGCGTTCTGGAGGCTGAGTGGCTACGAGGGGCAGAAATtgctgccaggctggagcaccacCAGAGGCATGCAGCGTGCTGGATGGAGATGGAGCTGCTccaacagcagctgcaggccTCACAGGAAAAG CTTTTGGAAGCCAAAGCCAacctgagcctggcccaggcccagcacacTCTGCAGTTGCAGCAGGCCAAGGCCCAGATAAACAACATGGTGCCAAAGAAGCAGTTTGAGCAGCTGCAAAGCACCCTGAGAGAGGAACAGTGCAAgactcagcagctccaggaaagcctccagctgcaggctgagCAGACATGCAGGCAGCTGGTCAGGATCCAG gaggaacaggagcagctgctgcaggcagctgtggagcaggcagaggggctggagcagagtcTGAGGAGtgctgaagctgtgctggcagagagggcagctcagcTCAGAGATGCCCAG GCCCAACTCTCCAGGAACAAACTGTTGATTGAAGAGCTCCGTGGAGAGAacaggaggtttgcaatggCCCTGCAGGCTGCTGAGCTGAAGCAGAAGAGCATGGAGGAGAAGAACCAGCTGTTGGAGGAACAAGCCTCAGCTCTGAAGCAGCTTATTGGAAAAATCACACCAGCATCTCTGAGTGGGTGA
- the LOC106629504 gene encoding uncharacterized protein LOC106629504 isoform X1, translated as MHNPVSHASEGSAQGSSLSFWPSCLGPRHFSSLSKHWICQASTCQCHLSLGRAQSRSSGSLCLDQCWSQVRHIARERDKARLRLERAERHCLQLGRQLDQQYITLEHTQSKLRNFQAEIEAKELLLQQAVSHQAKLEAAAQLLQGKEANLQGRLSHVMNENTQLQNKVTEMAEKLSASEEMVLELQKELNCIVKDKLEQGEPQSPEFLKQGERFAEIVLEYERQCQRVKVLHEQNAALRRELHGLRLQLQESRAQARLPAAEMSLPVEQLQEQLQDLKVQLETKSDEGKEGLSHRDVKRPQLGCEPPEHKAGEGAGPGTAQLHSQSVLEAEWLRGAEIAARLEHHQRHAACWMEMELLQQQLQASQEKLLEAKANLSLAQAQHTLQLQQAKAQINNMVPKKQFEQLQSTLREEQCKTQQLQESLQLQAEQTCRQLVRIQEEQEQLLQAAVEQAEGLEQSLRSAEAVLAERAAQLRDAQAQLSRNKLLIEELRGENRRFAMALQAAELKQKSMEEKNQLLEEQASALKQLIGKITPASLSG; from the exons ATGCACAACCCCGTTTCCCACG CATCAGAGGGGAGCGCTCAGGGAAGCAGCCTGTCCTTCTGGCCAAGCTGCCTGGGCCCACGTCATTTCTCCAGCCTCAGCAAACACTGGATTTGCCAAGCCTCAACTTGTCAGTGCCACCTGAGCCTTGGAAGAGCTCAGAGCAGATCCTCAGGGTCCCTGTGCCTGGATCAGTGCTG GAGCCAGGTGAGGCACATCGCCAGGGAGAGGGACAAGGCAAGGCTCAGATTGGAGAGGGCTGAGAGacactgcctgcagctgggcaggcagctggATCAGCAGTACATCACTCTTGAGCACACCCAGAGCAAGCTCAG gaatTTTCAAGCAGAAATAGAGGCAAAAGAGCTGCTTTTGCAGCAAGCAGTGAGTCACCAGGCAAAGCTGGAGGCTGCTgcacagctcctccagggcAAAGAGGCCAACCTGCAAGGGAGACTGAGCCATGTGATGAAT GAGAACACACAGCTACAAAACAAGGTCACAGAAATGGCTGAGAAACTGTCAGCCTCTGAGGAAATGGTGTTGGAGCTGCAAAAAGAACTCAACTGCATTGTGAAGGATAAG ctggagcagggggagccccagagccccgAGTTCCTGAAGCAGGGCGAACGCTTTGCCGAGATTGTCCTGGAGTACGAGCGGCAGTGCCAG AGAGTCAAG GTGCTGCACGAGCAGAACGCAGCGCTGCGCAGGGAGCTGCATGGGCTGcgcctccagctgcaggagagcagggctcaggcaaggctgccagcagcag AAATGTCACTCCCAGTGGAGCAGCTCCAAGAGCAGCTGCAAGACCTGAAGGTGCAGCTGGAAACCAAG AGTGATGAGGGCAAGGAGGGGCTCTCTCACCGGGATGTCAAGAGgcctcagctgggctgtgaGCCCCCTGAGCACAAGGCTGGTGAAGGTgctggccctggcactgcccagctgcacagccagAGCGTTCTGGAGGCTGAGTGGCTACGAGGGGCAGAAATtgctgccaggctggagcaccacCAGAGGCATGCAGCGTGCTGGATGGAGATGGAGCTGCTccaacagcagctgcaggccTCACAGGAAAAG CTTTTGGAAGCCAAAGCCAacctgagcctggcccaggcccagcacacTCTGCAGTTGCAGCAGGCCAAGGCCCAGATAAACAACATGGTGCCAAAGAAGCAGTTTGAGCAGCTGCAAAGCACCCTGAGAGAGGAACAGTGCAAgactcagcagctccaggaaagcctccagctgcaggctgagCAGACATGCAGGCAGCTGGTCAGGATCCAG gaggaacaggagcagctgctgcaggcagctgtggagcaggcagaggggctggagcagagtcTGAGGAGtgctgaagctgtgctggcagagagggcagctcagcTCAGAGATGCCCAG GCCCAACTCTCCAGGAACAAACTGTTGATTGAAGAGCTCCGTGGAGAGAacaggaggtttgcaatggCCCTGCAGGCTGCTGAGCTGAAGCAGAAGAGCATGGAGGAGAAGAACCAGCTGTTGGAGGAACAAGCCTCAGCTCTGAAGCAGCTTATTGGAAAAATCACACCAGCATCTCTGAGTGGGTGA